The following nucleotide sequence is from Azoarcus sp. CIB.
GAGGACCGCGAGGAGCTGCTGGCCCTGCTGCATGCGGCCTTCGAACGCAACCTGCTCGATGCCGATGCGCTGGCGATCATCGAAGGCGCGCTGCAGATGTCCGAACTGCAGGTTGGTGACGTCATGATCCCGCGCGCGCAGATGGACATCATCCGTCTCGACGACCCGCTCGACAGCATCGCCGCGCACGTCGTCGACACCGGCCACTCGCGCTTTCCGGTCGGTGACAACAAGGACGATATCGTCGGCATCTTCCTCGCCAAGGACCTGCTGCGCTACTACGCGGGCCGCGACTTCGACATGCCCTCGCTGCTGCGTCCGGCCGTGTTCGTGCCTGAATCGAAGCGCCTGAACGTGCTGTTGCGCGAGTTTCGCGTCAGCCGCAACCATATGGCCATCGTTGTCGACGAGTACGGCAGCGTCGCCGGCCTCGTCACGATCGAGGACGTGCTCGAGCAGATCGTCGGCGACATCGAGGACGAGTTCGACCGGCTCGAGCCCAGCGACAACATCCAGCTCGACGCGGACGGCCGCTACCGCGTCCGCGCCACGACCGAAATCGGCGAGTTCAACGCCGCCTTCGGCTGCGACTTCAGCGACGCCGAGGTCGACACCGTGGGCGGCTTGCTCATCTGCCAGCTCGGCCGCCTGCCGCGGCGCGGCGAAGTGGTGATGCTCGGCAAGCTGCGCGTCACCGCGCTGCGCGTCGACGGCCGGCGCGTGCATACCCTGCTGGTGCAGCCCGTCGCCGGAAACGGCCGAAGCGTGACCGGTCGCGTGCGGGACTCGGGCGCCGCTCCGGCGCGCGGGCGGTTGGGCGGCCTGCTGGCGGCGCTGCTCGCCGGTGGCGCATCGGTCTTCGCCTTTGAACCCTTCGGAATCTTTCCGCTGGCGGTCCTGAGCCTCGCCGTTCTGGCGGGCCTCGCCGCCCGCGAATCCCGCACCCGCGGCGGATTCGCACTCGGTTTCGCGTGGGGCCTGGGCGCTTTCCTTGCCGGCGTGTCGTGGCTTTACGTTGCCCTGAACCGCTACGGTGGCATGCCGATGCCGCTCGCCGCGTTCGCGATCCTGCTCTTCAGCGCCTATCTCGCGCTCTTCCCGGCCGCGGTCGGGGCGCTGTTCGTGCGCTTCGGCCGTGGTGCCGCATGGCGCCGCGCGCTCCTCTTCGCCGGGCTGTGGATCGGCGCCGAGGCGCTGCGCGGCTGGCTGTTCACCGGTTTCCCGTGGCTCGCGCTCGGCTACTCGCAGACCCCGCCCAGCCCGCTCGCCGGGTACTTGTCCGTGCTGGGCGTGTATGGCGTCGGCGGTTTCGTCGCCTTTGTTGCGGCGCTGGTCGCCCTCACGCCGTGGCGCAGTGCGCGCCCGGCCGCGGTGACGCTCGGCGCGATCCTCGTCCTGTGCGGGCTCGGTTACGGCCTCGGTCGCGTCGCCTGGACCGCACCCACCGGCAAGCCGCTCGAAGTCGCGCTGATCCAGACCAACATCGAGCAGGGGCTGAAGTGGCGGCCCGAACTGCTGTCGGACTGGCTGGACGGCAACGCGCGCCTCGTGCGCGAGCATCCCGCGGATCTCGTCGTGCTGCCCGAGACGACGCTGCCGCTGCTTGCCGACCGGCTGCCGGACGGTTACCTCGAAGATCTCGCCGCGCCGGTTGCGGCGCGCGGTGGCGACCTGGTGTTCGGCGTGTTCCTGCGCGACGCCCGCGGCGCGATCTATAACGCCGCGCTGAGCCTCGGTGCGTCGCCCTCGCAGACCTACGCAAAGCAGCACCTCGTACCCTTCGGCGAATACTCGCCGCCGTTCTTCGGCTGGTTCTACGAGCTGGTCGATATCCCGATGTCGGATCAGACGCGCGGCGCACCCGACCAGCCGCCGCTGCGTCTTGGCGACCAGCGCGTCGCGATCAACATCTGCTACGAGGACCTCTTCGGCCGCGAGTTGATCCGCAGCCTGCCCGAGGCGACGCTGATGCTGAACCTGTCGAACCTCGCGTGGTACGGCGACTCCTTCGCCCAGCCCCAGCACCTGCAGATCGCCCGCGTGCGCGCGATGGAAACCGGGCGCCCGATGCTGCGCTCCACCAACACCGGCATGACGGCGCTGGTGCAGCCCGACGGCCGCGTCGCCGACGTGCTGCCCCCCTTCACGCGGGGTGCGCTGAGCCTGTCGGTACAGGGCTACGAAGGGCTCACCCCTTATGTGCGCTGGGGCGACTCCGCCGCGCTGCTGCTCGCCGCGCTGGCGCTCCTTGTCGCTGGGCGCAAGCGCCGGAAGACGGGCGCCGGAAGCGGGATCTGACCCCGGCGTGCGCGGCGTTTCGCCCGCGAGACGAGCTATTTCCGGCGGGGAACTTCGCCCTGTCGCCGGAATGCCATTAAAATCCACTCTTTGCGTCCGCTGCGCGGCGCCCTTGTCGTCGCCTACTGCTGTCGAGAGACCATGTCCCTGCACAAACCCACCTTCCAGCAAGTCATCCTGACGCTCCAGCAATTCTGGGGCGATCGCGGCTGCGTGCTGCTGCAGCCCTACGACCTCGAAGTCGGTGCCGGCACCTCGCACACCGCGACCTTCCTGCGCGCGATCGGCCCCGAGCCGTGGAACGCCGCCTACGTGCAGCCCTCGCGCCGCCCCAAGGACGGCCGCTACGGCGAGAACCCCAACCGCCTGCAGCACTACTACCAGTTCCAGGTCGTGCTCAAGCCCTCGCCGCTGAACATCCAGGAGCTCTACCTCGACTCGCTGCGCGCGCTCGGCATCGACACCAACGCGCACGACATCCGTTTCGTCGAGGACGACTGGGAAAACCCCACGCTCGGCGCCTGGGGACTCGGCTGGGAAGTGTGGCTCGACGGCATGGAAGTCACGCAGTTCACCTACTTCCAGCAGGTCGGCGGCCTCGACTGCAAGCCCGTGCTGGGCGAGATCACCTACGGCCTCGAGCGTCTCGCGATGTACCTGCAAGGGGTCGAGAACGTCTATGACCTCGTCTGGGCGGTCTATCCGGACGGCTCAAAGGTCACCTACGGCGACGTCTTCCACCAGAACGAAGTCGAACAGTCGACCTACAACTTCGAGCACGCCAACGTCGAGTTCTTCTTCTCGCTGTTCGGCAACTGCGAATCCGAAGCCAAGCGCCTGATCGAAATCGGCCTCGCGCTGCCCGCCTACGAGATGGTGCTGAAGGCCGCGCACAGCTTCAACATGCTCGACGCCCGCGGTGCCATCTCGGTCACCGAGCGCGCCGCCTACATCGGCCGCATCCGCAACCTGTCGCGCGCAGTCGCGCAGGCCTACTACGACTCCCGCGAGAGCCTGGGCTTCCCGATGCTCAACAACGCTGCAAACAAGACGGAGGCTGCATGATGAACGCCTCCCTGCTCGTCGAACTGCTCACCGAAGAACTCCCGCCCAAGGCCCTGCCGCGCCTGGGCGAAACCTTTGCCGCGAAGATCTTCGACGGCCTCAAGGCGCGCGACCTCGTCGCCGAGGACCGCGGCTTCCGCTGGTTCGCCGCCCCGCGCCGCCTCGCGATTACCGTGCCGCAGGTGCGCTCCGCCGCCCCGGCCCGTGAAGTCACCGAAAAGATCATGCCGGTGCAGGTCGCGCTCGACGCCGAAGGCCGCCCGACCCCCGCGCTGCTGAAGAAGCTCGAAGCCAAGGGCATCGCACCGGAGGCCGTCGCGAGCTTCGAGCGCCGCATGGACGGCAAGGCCGAAGCGCTGTTCTACACCCGTAACGAAGACGGCGCCGCGCTCGACGCCGTGCTCGCCGGGATCGTCCAGGACGCCGTCAAGGCGTTGCCGATCCCCAAGCTGATGCGCTGGGGCGCGGGCGATGCGCAGTTCGTGCGTCCCGTGCACAAGCTCTCGATGCTGCACGGCGAGCGTGTCGTGCCGGGCCGCGTCCTCGACCTCGACTCCGACCGCGTCACGCGCGGCCACCGTTTCATGAGCCGCGGTGACATCGCGCTCGCGACCGCCGACGCCTACGAGCCGACGCTGCTCGCCGAAGGCAAGGTGATGCCCGACTTCGCGGAGCGCCGCGCCGAGATCGAGCGCCAGCTTCTCGCTTCTGCCGCCCGTGAGGGCGCCAGCCTGGGCGAGTACGCCGACCTCCTCGATGAAGTCACCGCGCTGGTCGAGCATCCGACCGTCTACGTCGGCGAATTCGAAGCTGAATTCCTCGCCGTGCCGCAGGAATGCCTGATCCTGACGATGCGCGCGAACCAGAAGTACTTCCCGCTCTTCGATGCGGCCGGCAAGCTGCGCAACCGCTTCCTGATCGTGTCGAACATGCGCCTCGAGGACGCCTCCAACATCATCAAGGGCAACCAGCGCGTCGTGCGCCCGCGCCTGTCGGACGCGCGCTTCTTCTTCGAGCAGGACCGCAAGCACACCCTCGACAGCCGCCTGCCGCGTCTCGGTCCGGTCGTCTATCACAACAAGCTCGGCAGCCAGCTCGAGCGCGTCGAGCGCCTCGAACGTCTCGCGAGTGCCATCGCCGGCAAGCTGCACGGCGACGCCAAGGCGGCCGCACGTGCGGCCCGCCTCGCCAAGGCCGACCTCGTCACCGACATGGTCGGCGAGTTCCCCGAACTGCAGGGCATCATGGGGCGCTACTACGCGCTCAACGACGGCGAAGGCGAAGTCGTCGCCGACGCGATCCAGTCGCACTACCAGCCGCGTTTCGCCGGCGATGCGCTGCCCGAGGGCAACGTCGCTTGCGCGGTTGCGCTCGCCGACAAGCTCGACGCGCTGGTCGGCTTCTTCGGTATCGGCCAGGTGCCGACTGGCGACAAGGATCCCTTCGGCCTGCGCCGCGCCGCGCTGGGCGTGCTGCGCATCCTGATCGAAGCGCCGCTGCCGCTCGATCTGGCCGAACTGGTCTCCGAAGCGGCCGCCGGCTTCAAGCCGGGCCTGCTGACCGCGGCCGGCTTCGAGGTGCAGCTCCTCGACTTCATGTTCGAGCGACTGAAGAACCTGCTGCGCGACGCCGGCCACGCGGTCGACGTCGTCGACGCCGTGCTCGCGCTGCGCCCGACGCGCATGGACCTCGTTCCCGCCAAGCTCGACGCCGTGCGCACCTTCCGCGCCCTGCCCGAAGCCGAGGCGCTCGCTGCCGCGAACAAGCGCATCGTCAACATCCTCAAGAAGGTCGAAGGCGAACTGCCCGAGCCTGAGGTTGCGCTGCTGCAGGAAGAGGCCGAAAAGGCGCTGTTCCACCGCGTCGTCGAGGTCGCGCCGCTGGTGCGTTCGCACATGGGCAATGAGGACTACACCGACGCACTGTGCGTGCTCGCGGGCCTGCGCGCGGCGGTCGACACCTTCTTCGACGAGGTCATGGTGATGGCCGAGGAACCGATGACGCGACAGAACCGCCTCGCGCTGCTGCGTCAGCTCGCGGGCCTGATGAATCAGGTCGCCGACCTGTCGCGCCTGTCCGCCTGACGGGGACTGTTCATGCCGCAGAAACTGATCATCCTGGACCGCGACGGCGTCATCAACTACGACTCCGATCAGTTCATCAAGTCGCCCGAGGAATGGAAGCCGATCCCGGGCTCGCTCGAAGCAATTGCACGCCTCAACCAGTGGGGCTGGCGGGTCGTCGTCGCGTCCAACCAGTCGGGCGTCGGGCGCGGGCTCTTCGGCATGGACACCCTCAACGCGATCAACGAGAAGATGGTGAAGAGCCTCGCCCAGGCCGGCGGCCGGCTCGACGCGATCTTCTTCTGCCCGCATC
It contains:
- the lnt gene encoding apolipoprotein N-acyltransferase — protein: MGGLLAALLAGGASVFAFEPFGIFPLAVLSLAVLAGLAARESRTRGGFALGFAWGLGAFLAGVSWLYVALNRYGGMPMPLAAFAILLFSAYLALFPAAVGALFVRFGRGAAWRRALLFAGLWIGAEALRGWLFTGFPWLALGYSQTPPSPLAGYLSVLGVYGVGGFVAFVAALVALTPWRSARPAAVTLGAILVLCGLGYGLGRVAWTAPTGKPLEVALIQTNIEQGLKWRPELLSDWLDGNARLVREHPADLVVLPETTLPLLADRLPDGYLEDLAAPVAARGGDLVFGVFLRDARGAIYNAALSLGASPSQTYAKQHLVPFGEYSPPFFGWFYELVDIPMSDQTRGAPDQPPLRLGDQRVAINICYEDLFGRELIRSLPEATLMLNLSNLAWYGDSFAQPQHLQIARVRAMETGRPMLRSTNTGMTALVQPDGRVADVLPPFTRGALSLSVQGYEGLTPYVRWGDSAALLLAALALLVAGRKRRKTGAGSGI
- the glyQ gene encoding glycine--tRNA ligase subunit alpha; translation: MSLHKPTFQQVILTLQQFWGDRGCVLLQPYDLEVGAGTSHTATFLRAIGPEPWNAAYVQPSRRPKDGRYGENPNRLQHYYQFQVVLKPSPLNIQELYLDSLRALGIDTNAHDIRFVEDDWENPTLGAWGLGWEVWLDGMEVTQFTYFQQVGGLDCKPVLGEITYGLERLAMYLQGVENVYDLVWAVYPDGSKVTYGDVFHQNEVEQSTYNFEHANVEFFFSLFGNCESEAKRLIEIGLALPAYEMVLKAAHSFNMLDARGAISVTERAAYIGRIRNLSRAVAQAYYDSRESLGFPMLNNAANKTEAA
- the glyS gene encoding glycine--tRNA ligase subunit beta, which encodes MMNASLLVELLTEELPPKALPRLGETFAAKIFDGLKARDLVAEDRGFRWFAAPRRLAITVPQVRSAAPAREVTEKIMPVQVALDAEGRPTPALLKKLEAKGIAPEAVASFERRMDGKAEALFYTRNEDGAALDAVLAGIVQDAVKALPIPKLMRWGAGDAQFVRPVHKLSMLHGERVVPGRVLDLDSDRVTRGHRFMSRGDIALATADAYEPTLLAEGKVMPDFAERRAEIERQLLASAAREGASLGEYADLLDEVTALVEHPTVYVGEFEAEFLAVPQECLILTMRANQKYFPLFDAAGKLRNRFLIVSNMRLEDASNIIKGNQRVVRPRLSDARFFFEQDRKHTLDSRLPRLGPVVYHNKLGSQLERVERLERLASAIAGKLHGDAKAAARAARLAKADLVTDMVGEFPELQGIMGRYYALNDGEGEVVADAIQSHYQPRFAGDALPEGNVACAVALADKLDALVGFFGIGQVPTGDKDPFGLRRAALGVLRILIEAPLPLDLAELVSEAAAGFKPGLLTAAGFEVQLLDFMFERLKNLLRDAGHAVDVVDAVLALRPTRMDLVPAKLDAVRTFRALPEAEALAAANKRIVNILKKVEGELPEPEVALLQEEAEKALFHRVVEVAPLVRSHMGNEDYTDALCVLAGLRAAVDTFFDEVMVMAEEPMTRQNRLALLRQLAGLMNQVADLSRLSA
- the gmhB gene encoding D-glycero-beta-D-manno-heptose 1,7-bisphosphate 7-phosphatase, whose protein sequence is MPQKLIILDRDGVINYDSDQFIKSPEEWKPIPGSLEAIARLNQWGWRVVVASNQSGVGRGLFGMDTLNAINEKMVKSLAQAGGRLDAIFFCPHPADSTCDCRKPKPGLFLQIAERFNVNLDRVPVVGDSLRDLQAGVAVGCKPYLVLTGKGMKTRDDPALPEGTLIYSDLAAVVADLTA